Proteins encoded together in one Anaerosporomusa subterranea window:
- a CDS encoding radical SAM/SPASM domain-containing protein — protein sequence MPVELAKKIIDEVSEPEFQRVHGTQAFVLGENGDLFLNKACLEIMRYIRIKCPTMGITIFTNFQNANQAILETIHKEKLVDFVNCNIDSVNEDMYHRIKGIDLSKVLKNLKLFFDLRRQYASNIPVQIYSITLYTYVKAIYDNFGVLPAKADRCMGESIYDDFDETRSYLEKLIDPAIDRVTKVDKVMCWAERERVSKNKDFAKYQCTNLSRVMREAFIAPNGDWYICCYDAKNEVVLGNVGKESLHAVFFSTKRTEIINHLANQRFRSVGGPCCTVNCCQFVGLVNEKECANLFLVTEKAD from the coding sequence ATGCCGGTTGAGTTGGCAAAAAAAATTATTGATGAAGTCTCCGAGCCGGAATTTCAGCGTGTTCATGGGACTCAGGCCTTTGTACTCGGGGAAAATGGGGACTTGTTTTTAAACAAAGCCTGTTTAGAAATCATGCGATATATTCGTATAAAATGCCCTACAATGGGAATTACCATATTCACTAATTTTCAGAATGCCAATCAGGCGATACTGGAAACAATTCATAAAGAGAAACTCGTCGATTTTGTCAATTGTAATATCGATAGCGTAAACGAAGATATGTATCATAGGATAAAAGGCATTGATCTTAGTAAGGTGTTGAAAAATCTTAAGCTGTTTTTTGATTTGCGACGACAATATGCTAGCAATATCCCTGTTCAGATATACAGCATTACTCTCTATACCTATGTAAAAGCGATCTATGATAATTTTGGTGTGTTACCGGCTAAAGCCGACAGATGCATGGGAGAAAGCATTTACGATGATTTTGATGAGACACGATCTTATTTGGAAAAATTAATTGACCCAGCCATAGATCGTGTCACCAAGGTAGATAAGGTCATGTGCTGGGCAGAACGGGAAAGAGTAAGTAAAAATAAAGATTTTGCAAAATATCAGTGTACCAACTTAAGCCGCGTAATGCGAGAGGCTTTTATTGCGCCCAACGGAGATTGGTATATATGCTGTTATGATGCCAAGAATGAGGTTGTTTTGGGAAATGTAGGGAAGGAGAGCCTACATGCGGTGTTTTTCTCCACGAAGAGAACGGAGATTATTAACCATCTGGCCAACCAACGCTTCCGATCAGTGGGTGGTCCTTGCTGCACTGTGAATTGCTGTCAATTTGTAGGACTTGTCAACGAGAAAGAGTGCGCTAATCTGTTTCTTGTGACAGAAAAAGCCGATTAG
- a CDS encoding DUF6506 family protein yields MIKSLCPGFSHQNIAQICDVVGENVGICVARGDNHSSKIASEYISKVK; encoded by the coding sequence ATCATTAAGAGCTTATGCCCAGGATTTTCGCATCAGAATATAGCTCAAATATGTGATGTGGTTGGCGAAAATGTTGGAATTTGTGTTGCCCGTGGCGATAATCACAGCAGCAAAATTGCTTCAGAGTATATTTCAAAAGTGAAATGA
- a CDS encoding DUF1858 domain-containing protein: MITAQDKIGNILSQHPHLKQKLIERSPKFKNLENPIMLNTVGRFATVADAAKKTGEDLDELLRFLNRNL; encoded by the coding sequence GTGATTACAGCGCAGGATAAGATTGGCAATATACTATCTCAACATCCTCACCTCAAACAGAAATTAATCGAGAGATCGCCGAAGTTTAAAAACTTAGAAAACCCGATCATGCTAAATACCGTAGGTCGATTCGCGACTGTCGCCGATGCTGCTAAAAAGACGGGTGAAGATTTAGACGAGCTTCTGAGGTTTCTAAATCGAAATCTTTAA
- a CDS encoding DUF438 domain-containing protein, translated as MSELINNREHRKQVVKEILLDLHRGKTVAEVKSRFNAIANDMDAAELSLIEQSLINEGLPVEEIQNLCNVHASVFKESFSEKPDVDVAEGHPLDIYGDENHALEQLMEKEIRPLLQDLRTAPPEKESNIVINLAEKLNLLWDVDKHYSRKEHLIFPFLESYGITAPPKVMWGVDDEIRALLKESKRLALHYEVDAKDQLVAKVEETLEQIREMIFKESKILFPMLMETLSENDWVRILEDSDQIGYCLIEPSLKWVPHIAEPADSQPELANPNVQGFIKFATGVLTPKEIELIFSHLPVDITFVGKDNVVKFFSASKERIFHRTKTIIGRKVENCHPPTSVHVVEQIANDLKSGKKDKESFWIRLGDKYVYIQYFAVRDESGDFVGVLEVTQDIKPLQEITGEKRIMD; from the coding sequence ATGAGTGAATTAATCAATAATCGGGAACACAGGAAGCAGGTTGTTAAAGAAATACTACTTGATTTACACCGTGGGAAGACGGTCGCGGAGGTCAAATCCCGATTTAACGCTATCGCAAACGACATGGATGCTGCGGAGCTCTCGCTAATTGAGCAAAGTTTAATCAATGAAGGTCTGCCTGTTGAAGAAATTCAGAATCTCTGTAATGTGCATGCCTCCGTATTCAAGGAATCGTTTAGTGAGAAGCCGGATGTAGATGTGGCTGAAGGACATCCGCTCGATATCTATGGGGATGAAAATCACGCACTGGAACAATTGATGGAAAAGGAAATTCGTCCATTACTGCAGGATCTTCGAACTGCCCCGCCCGAAAAGGAATCAAATATTGTGATCAACTTGGCAGAAAAACTAAATTTACTTTGGGACGTTGATAAACACTACAGCCGAAAAGAACATCTTATCTTTCCCTTTCTTGAAAGCTATGGCATCACCGCACCACCTAAAGTAATGTGGGGAGTAGATGATGAAATTCGGGCTTTGCTTAAGGAATCCAAGCGGTTGGCTTTACACTATGAAGTAGACGCCAAGGACCAACTCGTCGCCAAAGTAGAGGAAACATTGGAGCAGATCCGTGAGATGATCTTTAAGGAAAGTAAAATCCTTTTCCCGATGCTCATGGAAACGTTAAGTGAGAATGACTGGGTCCGTATCCTGGAAGATAGCGATCAAATTGGATATTGCCTTATCGAGCCGTCTCTCAAATGGGTGCCACATATAGCAGAGCCCGCGGACAGTCAGCCCGAACTTGCCAATCCGAACGTTCAGGGTTTCATTAAGTTCGCAACTGGAGTTCTCACTCCAAAGGAAATTGAATTGATTTTCAGCCACCTTCCAGTAGATATAACCTTTGTCGGTAAAGATAACGTTGTTAAGTTCTTCTCCGCATCCAAGGAACGTATCTTCCATCGGACAAAAACAATCATTGGTCGAAAGGTTGAAAATTGCCATCCTCCTACTAGTGTCCACGTCGTTGAGCAAATTGCGAATGACTTGAAATCTGGCAAAAAAGATAAGGAGTCCTTTTGGATCAGACTGGGTGATAAATACGTATACATCCAGTATTTCGCCGTACGAGATGAGAGCGGAGATTTCGTAGGGGTTCTTGAAGTAACACAAGATATCAAGCCACTCCAGGAGATCACTGGCGAAAAGCGAATAATGGACTAA
- a CDS encoding pyridoxamine 5'-phosphate oxidase family protein, with product MFREMRRKEKLMSKDDTIKIIKEAEFGTLASIGGNGYPYSVPLNYAYENDVIYFHSAPEGNKVENIKFNNKVSFSIVSYHKLLPDKFDTEYDSAVIYGKAVEITDEEEKKRALILLVEKYSSDYCKQGIAYIEKGINATTVFKIQIEQMTGKLGR from the coding sequence TTGTTTAGAGAAATGAGACGTAAAGAAAAACTTATGTCTAAGGACGATACAATCAAAATCATAAAAGAAGCCGAATTCGGGACTTTAGCTAGCATTGGGGGAAATGGATATCCCTATTCTGTACCCTTAAATTATGCTTATGAGAACGATGTGATATATTTTCATTCTGCTCCTGAGGGTAATAAAGTAGAAAACATAAAGTTTAACAATAAAGTCAGCTTTTCAATTGTGAGTTATCATAAATTACTACCCGACAAGTTTGATACTGAATATGATAGTGCCGTAATCTATGGTAAGGCAGTTGAAATCACAGACGAGGAGGAAAAGAAACGCGCTCTTATATTACTGGTAGAAAAGTATTCAAGCGATTATTGTAAGCAAGGCATTGCGTACATAGAAAAGGGTATAAATGCTACTACTGTTTTTAAAATACAAATTGAACAGATGACTGGAAAATTAGGACGATAG
- a CDS encoding LysR family transcriptional regulator produces the protein MDIQFFQTFLMVAKLGNMTQTAEQLNFTQPTVTGQIRTLEQHFGVMLFDRVGKKLYITDAGRVLMDYAERLLTTYDEAQKALSVHPGNINLGIATTSVNYILVPFLQEFQQQAPKCSVAMEMCLNTTAVVKGIVENRFDLGFIQNEVTVDCLAGFEVFKDQLVWVMHPKLAENFNYSTNILSYPLLVYKTGGLFRTLYEKTLGRKKIEPIIEYSDSESMKNAILQGLGCGALPMIMIKQHLEDGTLIEFTNIPRPAFSVWVVFHKDKILSREAMNLIKILQEGANNMMG, from the coding sequence ATGGACATTCAGTTTTTTCAAACTTTTTTAATGGTTGCGAAACTAGGCAACATGACCCAGACAGCAGAACAACTGAACTTTACACAGCCAACGGTTACGGGGCAGATACGCACCTTAGAGCAACATTTTGGTGTTATGTTATTTGACCGCGTCGGCAAGAAATTATACATAACTGACGCAGGACGAGTACTAATGGATTACGCAGAAAGGCTATTGACGACCTATGATGAGGCGCAAAAGGCATTAAGCGTTCACCCAGGGAATATTAACCTGGGAATTGCGACAACATCTGTCAATTACATTTTGGTACCATTTCTCCAAGAGTTTCAACAACAAGCGCCTAAATGCTCCGTTGCGATGGAAATGTGCCTCAATACAACTGCAGTTGTAAAGGGTATAGTGGAAAATCGGTTTGATTTGGGTTTTATTCAAAATGAAGTTACGGTAGATTGCCTAGCTGGGTTTGAGGTATTCAAAGATCAATTGGTTTGGGTTATGCATCCGAAGTTAGCGGAGAATTTTAATTACAGCACTAACATCTTGAGCTATCCGCTCTTAGTATATAAAACAGGGGGACTATTTCGCACGTTATACGAAAAAACACTAGGACGAAAAAAAATTGAACCGATAATCGAATACAGTGATTCGGAATCGATGAAAAATGCAATTTTGCAGGGCTTGGGATGTGGCGCCTTGCCGATGATTATGATTAAGCAACATCTTGAAGACGGTACGTTAATTGAATTTACAAATATTCCACGTCCCGCTTTTAGTGTTTGGGTAGTCTTTCATAAGGATAAAATATTATCCCGGGAAGCAATGAATTTAATAAAAATTCTGCAGGAAGGAGCTAATAATATGATGGGGTAA
- a CDS encoding M48 family metallopeptidase — protein sequence MPSLIHPKEKLYFAISVIVSILIYFLLVLSVIGIFYLIIGALVGLIVQGLAVGHLRGNGIRVSEKQFPEVHQLAQEIAAQMELRTMPPIYIIQSGGVLNAFAMRFLGRNYVAVYSEILELAFEQGKDALGFIISHEFAHIKRNHLNWRWVLLPSTFIPFLSQAYSRACEYSCDLIAAHTQPAGATAGILVLAAGKKLYLDVNTDDYLAQATKETGFWIWFSEILSSHPNLPRRIMAINQSTTLRTEMRTQGINNRV from the coding sequence ATGCCCTCTTTAATACATCCAAAGGAAAAACTTTATTTCGCGATTTCCGTCATCGTCAGCATTCTAATTTATTTCCTATTGGTATTGTCCGTAATAGGGATATTCTATCTCATTATTGGCGCCTTAGTCGGTCTTATCGTTCAAGGCTTGGCTGTCGGACATCTCCGAGGAAATGGGATTCGAGTTTCCGAGAAACAATTTCCAGAAGTACATCAACTTGCCCAGGAAATTGCAGCCCAGATGGAACTTAGAACAATGCCTCCGATCTATATCATCCAATCTGGTGGAGTATTAAACGCTTTTGCCATGCGCTTCCTTGGTAGAAACTATGTTGCCGTATACTCGGAAATTTTAGAATTGGCTTTTGAACAAGGTAAAGATGCTCTAGGATTTATAATTAGTCACGAATTCGCTCATATAAAAAGGAATCATTTGAATTGGAGATGGGTTTTATTACCTTCCACCTTCATCCCATTTTTATCCCAGGCTTACTCAAGAGCCTGCGAATACTCTTGTGATCTCATTGCCGCTCATACTCAACCCGCTGGCGCTACAGCCGGAATCCTTGTATTAGCCGCTGGCAAAAAGCTATACTTGGACGTAAATACCGATGATTATCTCGCTCAGGCTACCAAGGAAACCGGGTTTTGGATTTGGTTTTCGGAAATACTCTCATCGCACCCGAATCTTCCCCGCCGAATTATGGCTATAAATCAAAGCACTACCCTTAGAACTGAAATGCGCACCCAAGGGATTAACAACCGGGTGTAA
- a CDS encoding glutathione peroxidase: protein MSIYDYEVSTIDGKEVSLADYKGKVLIIVNTASKCGFTPQYEELQKLYNAYADRGLEILGFPSNQFAEQEPGSNAEVQQFCQINYGVSFPMFEKTEVRGKNAHPLFVYLTDKAPFKGFDSSHPIGGKLQEILKEKFPELLEGDSIKWNFTKFLINRQGEVVGRYEPTTSPMEMKNEIEKFL from the coding sequence ATGAGTATCTATGATTATGAAGTGAGTACCATTGACGGCAAGGAAGTTTCGCTAGCTGATTATAAAGGTAAAGTATTAATCATTGTTAATACTGCCAGTAAATGCGGATTTACTCCGCAGTATGAAGAACTGCAGAAGCTGTATAACGCTTATGCTGATAGAGGTTTAGAGATTCTTGGCTTCCCAAGCAACCAATTTGCCGAACAAGAGCCTGGGAGCAATGCAGAGGTGCAACAATTTTGCCAGATTAATTATGGGGTTAGTTTCCCAATGTTTGAGAAAACAGAGGTTCGCGGAAAAAATGCGCATCCCTTGTTTGTTTACTTGACTGATAAAGCACCATTTAAAGGCTTCGACTCGAGCCACCCTATTGGCGGAAAGCTGCAGGAAATATTGAAGGAAAAATTTCCGGAGCTACTTGAGGGGGATTCTATTAAGTGGAACTTTACTAAGTTCCTAATTAACCGGCAAGGTGAAGTTGTAGGTCGTTATGAGCCTACAACTTCACCAATGGAAATGAAAAATGAAATTGAGAAGTTTCTGTAA
- a CDS encoding D-isomer specific 2-hydroxyacid dehydrogenase family protein, whose amino-acid sequence MFKKLVAIEPVSLIPSAERKLHEYAKEVVLFDDVPKDDAEIIRRIGDADAVLVSYTSRIEKNVLDACPNIRYIGMCCSLYSEASANVDIRTARAKNITVYGIRDYGDQGVVEYITSELIRYLHGFGDKQWQGLPVELTDLRVGIVGLGTSGQMIAAGLQALGADLYYFSRTRKPEQEEAKNIKYLPLKELLNTVDVVCTCLNKNVILFHDEQFEWLGNHKIMFNTSIGPSHDIPALAKWLEHGDNEFFCDTAAALGDDTGKLLASPHVNCMNISSGRTRQAFDRLSEKVLKNIKIFINENSL is encoded by the coding sequence ATGTTTAAAAAATTAGTTGCCATAGAACCGGTAAGCCTGATTCCGTCTGCGGAACGAAAACTCCATGAGTATGCAAAAGAAGTAGTGCTGTTTGATGACGTCCCGAAGGACGATGCGGAAATCATCCGTCGAATCGGCGATGCTGATGCCGTACTGGTCAGTTATACCAGCCGTATCGAAAAAAACGTACTTGATGCCTGCCCCAACATCCGCTACATCGGCATGTGTTGCAGCCTATATTCGGAAGCAAGCGCCAATGTAGATATTCGCACCGCACGTGCCAAAAATATCACAGTATACGGTATCCGCGATTACGGCGACCAGGGCGTTGTCGAATATATAACCAGCGAACTTATCCGTTATCTCCATGGTTTCGGTGATAAACAGTGGCAAGGACTGCCGGTTGAGCTTACAGATTTAAGAGTCGGCATAGTCGGCCTTGGTACTTCCGGACAGATGATTGCCGCCGGCCTTCAGGCCCTGGGAGCCGATTTGTATTATTTCAGCCGCACCCGCAAGCCGGAACAAGAAGAAGCAAAAAATATCAAATACCTGCCACTGAAAGAACTGCTGAACACAGTTGATGTCGTCTGCACCTGCCTGAATAAAAACGTTATCTTATTCCACGATGAACAATTTGAATGGCTTGGCAATCACAAAATAATGTTCAATACCTCTATAGGTCCGTCGCACGATATTCCCGCCCTTGCCAAATGGCTCGAACATGGTGATAACGAATTTTTCTGCGACACTGCTGCTGCTCTCGGCGATGATACCGGTAAGCTTCTTGCCAGCCCCCATGTAAACTGCATGAACATATCATCCGGGCGCACCAGGCAGGCTTTTGACCGCCTAAGCGAAAAGGTGTTAAAAAATATCAAAATATTTATAAACGAAAATAGCCTTTAA
- a CDS encoding aspartate dehydrogenase domain-containing protein, translating into MGKIKLALIGCGYLNEIVANALKDGYLPEYELIAVLGKDSNRTKAFAERHGCKACADIDELMGMKPDFTAEAASVKAIQEYSETILNGGSNLVVLSIGAFADREFYERVKNTAAQNKRRVYIASGAVGGFDVLRTAALMSPITASIGAQKAPASLKNTPLFTNELMDITVPQQVFSGTTKEAIAILPTKVNVAIATALASAGPENTTMNIKAVPGFKGDEYKIEIQGEEVRAELNIYSRTSAIAAWSVVEVLQNAVAPIVF; encoded by the coding sequence ATGGGAAAAATTAAATTAGCACTTATCGGCTGCGGCTATCTTAACGAAATCGTAGCTAATGCATTGAAGGACGGCTATCTGCCGGAGTATGAGCTTATTGCTGTTCTGGGAAAAGACTCTAATCGCACAAAAGCATTCGCTGAACGACACGGCTGCAAGGCCTGTGCCGATATTGATGAACTTATGGGGATGAAGCCGGATTTTACGGCTGAAGCTGCATCAGTAAAAGCTATACAGGAATACAGCGAAACAATATTAAATGGCGGCTCAAACCTCGTTGTGCTGTCAATCGGCGCATTTGCCGATCGTGAATTCTACGAACGCGTAAAAAATACCGCCGCTCAGAACAAGCGTCGCGTATACATTGCCAGCGGCGCCGTGGGTGGCTTTGATGTTCTGCGTACAGCCGCGCTGATGAGCCCGATTACAGCGTCCATCGGCGCACAGAAAGCACCGGCTTCGCTTAAAAATACACCGCTTTTCACTAATGAATTAATGGACATCACGGTACCACAGCAGGTATTCAGCGGCACTACCAAGGAAGCGATAGCCATACTGCCGACCAAGGTAAACGTAGCAATCGCTACCGCCCTTGCCAGCGCGGGTCCGGAAAACACAACAATGAATATCAAAGCCGTGCCGGGCTTCAAAGGCGATGAATACAAGATTGAAATACAAGGCGAAGAAGTACGCGCCGAACTCAACATCTATTCCCGTACTAGCGCAATTGCCGCCTGGAGCGTTGTAGAGGTTTTGCAAAATGCCGTAGCGCCGATTGTATTTTAG
- the eno gene encoding phosphopyruvate hydratase, whose translation MLHIAEFITREIINFRGNPMVEVDVILSDGTLGRAAVPYRTPLSMDEQAEVHIDNERGLFGKEIIPALENVKSIATKLVGMDALDQAGVDHIMMEDGRHSKESVGANASLGVSLAVAKAAAASLNMPLFRYIGGVNTLQMPVPMINLLSGGEHAANNLDFREFMIVPVVEASFVEIFRMCTEVYHALKNILRSCGRNAACGDTGTFAPNLLSNEEALAVLCNAIHKAGYKAGKQFALAINVAASDFFAGGEYNFTGEGFIKTPTEMVEYYIGLMDEYPIIAIEDGIARDDHEGRSLYYRHLGDKVQLLGYDIFAANVEQAGRRMESKMGKSILIKVTQAATLSDILDRVKRVKEAGYSCVIANCSSEAEDPVIADIAVGVNAARIKVGPPARTNQVAVYNQLLRIEEDRKTIRTASRRLGEPTGLSLAIYS comes from the coding sequence ATGCTCCACATTGCCGAATTCATAACTCGTGAGATTATCAATTTCCGGGGTAATCCCATGGTTGAAGTTGACGTGATTCTATCGGACGGGACACTTGGTCGTGCCGCCGTACCCTATCGTACTCCCCTCAGTATGGATGAACAAGCAGAAGTTCACATTGATAATGAAAGAGGTCTCTTTGGCAAGGAGATAATACCGGCGCTGGAGAACGTAAAGAGCATAGCCACCAAGCTTGTGGGCATGGACGCTCTGGATCAGGCAGGGGTGGACCATATTATGATGGAGGATGGCAGGCACAGCAAGGAGAGTGTGGGGGCCAACGCTAGCCTAGGGGTCTCGCTTGCTGTCGCAAAAGCGGCAGCTGCATCACTTAATATGCCACTCTTCCGGTATATTGGCGGGGTTAACACTTTGCAAATGCCTGTTCCGATGATTAACCTTTTAAGCGGTGGCGAACATGCTGCCAACAATCTCGATTTTCGAGAATTCATGATTGTTCCAGTGGTGGAGGCTTCTTTTGTTGAAATCTTTCGAATGTGTACTGAAGTTTACCATGCTCTGAAAAATATCCTTAGAAGTTGTGGGCGGAACGCCGCTTGCGGTGACACAGGAACTTTTGCTCCTAACTTACTATCCAATGAAGAAGCATTGGCTGTGCTTTGTAATGCTATTCATAAAGCCGGTTACAAGGCGGGTAAACAATTCGCTCTGGCTATTAATGTGGCGGCCTCAGATTTTTTTGCAGGCGGAGAATATAATTTCACCGGAGAAGGTTTTATTAAAACACCTACAGAGATGGTAGAGTATTACATCGGTTTAATGGACGAGTATCCGATTATCGCCATTGAAGACGGTATAGCAAGAGATGACCATGAAGGGCGGAGTTTGTATTACCGGCATCTGGGCGACAAAGTGCAACTGCTGGGCTATGATATTTTTGCTGCCAATGTTGAGCAAGCAGGGCGCCGTATGGAAAGCAAAATGGGGAAATCTATCCTGATCAAGGTCACCCAGGCAGCTACACTTTCGGACATTCTCGATAGGGTTAAAAGGGTAAAAGAGGCTGGATACAGCTGCGTTATTGCTAACTGTTCGAGCGAAGCAGAAGACCCTGTGATAGCTGATATTGCCGTAGGGGTAAACGCTGCCCGAATCAAAGTGGGACCGCCGGCTCGCACTAATCAGGTCGCTGTATATAACCAACTTCTCCGTATCGAGGAGGATAGGAAGACGATTAGGACCGCCAGTCGGAGACTTGGCGAGCCGACTGGGCTGTCATTGGCTATCTATTCGTGA
- a CDS encoding AraC family transcriptional regulator: protein MKRDFPVDIHRSEHQRLGTVIECHWHENFEILYFEKGEAVIYCNSRPIQVGPGELIIVNSNDVHYCENLSPQLVYYVVEFDLSFIHSNQIDLCQTKYMTPLVQNRILFRNQIDRDSELLEEVRQLIFEYYRQELGYELAVKAYIYRILVLLLRYYGEQTLSETEKDRQRRTLDRLTPVLEYIDYHYTEKLSLGQLSSLANMSPHYFCRLFKSLTGKAPTEYINHLRLNKAATLLQESKLNITEVAMSVGFNDSNYFSRQFKKYKQVAPSKLLK from the coding sequence ATGAAGAGAGATTTTCCCGTAGACATCCACCGCAGTGAACACCAAAGATTGGGAACCGTTATTGAATGCCACTGGCATGAAAATTTTGAAATACTGTATTTTGAAAAAGGCGAAGCGGTAATCTACTGTAATTCTCGCCCGATTCAAGTTGGCCCCGGAGAGTTAATCATTGTCAACAGCAATGACGTACACTACTGCGAAAACCTATCTCCCCAACTTGTTTACTATGTAGTGGAATTCGACCTTTCCTTCATTCATAGCAACCAGATTGATTTATGCCAGACTAAATACATGACACCCTTAGTACAAAACCGGATTCTCTTTCGCAACCAGATTGACCGGGATAGTGAACTGCTGGAGGAGGTTCGCCAGCTCATTTTCGAATACTACCGCCAAGAACTGGGATATGAACTGGCTGTTAAAGCGTACATTTATCGCATTCTGGTTTTGTTGCTACGCTATTACGGGGAACAAACCCTTAGCGAGACTGAAAAGGACCGTCAGCGCAGAACCTTAGACCGCCTTACACCAGTGCTAGAATACATTGACTATCATTACACAGAAAAGCTTAGTCTTGGCCAACTTTCCTCTCTGGCCAACATGAGCCCCCACTATTTCTGTCGCCTGTTTAAGAGCCTCACCGGCAAAGCACCGACTGAATACATCAACCATCTCCGTTTAAACAAAGCGGCAACTCTGTTACAGGAAAGCAAGCTGAATATCACTGAGGTTGCCATGTCTGTCGGATTTAATGATAGTAACTACTTTAGCCGCCAATTTAAAAAGTACAAGCAAGTGGCACCTTCTAAGTTACTGAAGTAG
- a CDS encoding RraA family protein — translation MDLAELASICKRYQKLYTGAIADMLDKRGFRSQVLPYCITPYTAVKTVAGLAFTGRGELAENTSDNDSSLRIAMLDSITPMTISVWACGGHLTSAHWGEIMSTAARERGCLGAVVDGGVRDVDFIDQMQYPVFAKFKCAASSIGRWNICEWQIPIMIGETVIHPGDFVFGDTDGVVIVPKDMIFDILTAAEEVYTRESGMRRELRAGLPITEAYKKYGAF, via the coding sequence ATGGATCTTGCAGAATTAGCGTCAATCTGCAAGCGCTACCAAAAGCTCTATACCGGCGCAATTGCCGACATGCTGGACAAACGTGGCTTTAGAAGCCAAGTTCTTCCTTACTGCATTACCCCCTATACTGCGGTAAAAACCGTGGCGGGACTAGCCTTTACAGGCCGAGGCGAACTAGCGGAAAACACTAGCGACAATGACAGTTCTCTGCGCATTGCAATGCTTGATAGCATTACCCCCATGACGATTTCGGTCTGGGCATGCGGCGGACATCTAACATCAGCTCACTGGGGTGAAATCATGTCTACAGCGGCGCGCGAACGTGGCTGCCTCGGTGCTGTCGTCGATGGAGGCGTTCGCGACGTAGACTTTATCGATCAAATGCAGTATCCCGTATTTGCCAAATTCAAGTGTGCCGCCAGTTCCATCGGCCGCTGGAATATTTGCGAGTGGCAAATCCCCATTATGATCGGCGAGACGGTCATCCATCCCGGCGACTTCGTATTCGGCGATACGGACGGAGTGGTCATTGTGCCCAAGGACATGATTTTCGATATCCTGACGGCAGCAGAGGAGGTGTATACTCGAGAAAGTGGTATGCGCAGGGAACTGCGCGCAGGACTCCCCATTACAGAAGCCTACAAAAAATATGGCGCATTTTAA